From one Caldithrix abyssi DSM 13497 genomic stretch:
- the dinB gene encoding DNA polymerase IV, with the protein MKRIILHVDMDAFFAAVEQREHPELKGKPVIIGADPRGGRGRGVVSTCSYEARKFGVHSAMPISQAYRLCPHGIYLPPNGALYQQVSQNIFQIFYEFTDLVEPVSIDEAFLDVTGSVRLFGDGPTIAQKIKQRIKEKERLSASIGVAPNKYLAKIASDLQKPDGLVVVETDQIETFLWPLDISRLWGAGERTQQILRKMGINTIGDLARFPPQVLKQKLGSAGEHFYRLAHGFDERPVITREEVKSVSNEHTFGKDVDDMDVVRKQLVYLAEKVGYRLRKKGLKGKTIHLKLRYDNFSTITRNMTISPPTNQTRQIVDVALDLFEKNYISGRKVRLVGVGVSGFDTQAARQTNLFDVLDEKQQKLDQVQDLLADRFGRHIVQRAESLKKKKK; encoded by the coding sequence ATGAAAAGAATTATATTGCATGTGGACATGGATGCTTTCTTTGCCGCTGTTGAGCAAAGAGAGCATCCCGAACTTAAAGGAAAACCGGTAATTATCGGCGCCGATCCCCGTGGTGGGCGGGGCAGAGGCGTGGTATCCACCTGTTCCTACGAAGCGCGCAAGTTTGGCGTTCATTCTGCCATGCCCATATCGCAGGCCTATCGTTTGTGCCCCCACGGTATTTATTTGCCACCCAACGGGGCGTTGTATCAGCAGGTGAGCCAGAATATTTTTCAGATTTTTTATGAGTTCACCGATCTGGTGGAACCCGTTTCTATTGACGAAGCCTTTCTGGATGTCACGGGCAGTGTGCGTCTGTTTGGCGATGGCCCGACCATAGCGCAAAAGATCAAACAACGCATTAAAGAAAAAGAGCGTCTCAGCGCTTCTATTGGCGTGGCTCCGAACAAATATCTGGCTAAAATCGCTTCGGATCTGCAAAAACCGGATGGCCTGGTTGTGGTTGAAACCGACCAAATAGAAACGTTTTTGTGGCCGCTGGATATTTCCAGATTGTGGGGAGCGGGGGAACGCACACAGCAGATTCTACGGAAGATGGGCATTAACACCATTGGCGATCTGGCTCGCTTTCCGCCGCAGGTTCTTAAACAAAAATTAGGCTCGGCGGGCGAACACTTTTACCGCCTGGCACACGGTTTTGATGAACGACCGGTAATTACTCGCGAAGAGGTCAAATCCGTGAGCAATGAGCACACCTTTGGTAAAGATGTGGACGATATGGATGTTGTCCGCAAACAACTGGTGTACCTGGCCGAAAAAGTCGGCTACAGACTTCGAAAAAAAGGACTGAAAGGCAAAACCATTCATCTGAAATTGCGCTATGATAATTTTTCCACCATTACGCGCAATATGACCATTTCGCCGCCCACCAATCAAACACGCCAGATAGTGGATGTGGCGCTGGATTTGTTTGAAAAGAACTACATCAGCGGTCGGAAGGTACGACTGGTGGGCGTGGGCGTAAGCGGGTTTGATACGCAGGCGGCCAGGCAAACGAATCTGTTCGATGTATTAGATGAAAAACAGCAGAAGCTCGATCAGGTTCAGGACCTGCTCGCCGATCGCTTTGGCCGGCATATTGTCCAAAGGGCGGAGAGTCTGAAAAAGAAAAAGAAGTGA
- a CDS encoding N-acetylmuramoyl-L-alanine amidase, with translation MAVFCTDAGHGGVDSGAVWQGVREKDINLQVTLQLNQWLKQKGHRVFTTRRSDDHVPPLRTRCKLVNAHHRQKAPAFDAIISIHCNVAARFEPSLDDYLPLPQRRGLYVIYSEESQAGTQLAQAIARACKEQGIQLAHGGKISTVELGRSLAWIHQTLPPAVLVELGFLTNPEERALLQDASYQQTLIQAIAAGLENAISPVT, from the coding sequence ATGGCTGTGTTTTGTACCGACGCCGGTCACGGAGGCGTGGACAGCGGAGCGGTGTGGCAGGGCGTTCGCGAAAAAGACATTAATCTTCAGGTGACTCTTCAGTTAAATCAATGGCTAAAGCAAAAAGGACATCGCGTTTTTACCACGCGCCGCTCGGATGATCACGTTCCTCCCCTGAGAACGCGTTGTAAGCTGGTCAATGCGCATCACCGCCAAAAAGCGCCAGCCTTTGACGCCATTATTTCCATTCATTGTAATGTGGCGGCGCGCTTCGAGCCGTCGCTTGACGATTATCTTCCCCTTCCACAAAGGCGCGGACTCTACGTTATTTACAGCGAAGAATCGCAGGCCGGAACTCAACTGGCGCAAGCCATTGCCCGCGCCTGCAAAGAGCAGGGCATTCAGCTGGCTCACGGCGGAAAAATTTCCACCGTGGAATTGGGACGCAGCCTGGCCTGGATTCACCAGACCCTGCCGCCGGCCGTTCTGGTGGAGCTGGGATTTTTAACCAATCCGGAAGAACGCGCCTTATTGCAGGATGCGTCATACCAGCAAACCCTGATTCAGGCCATTGCTGCCGGCCTGGAAAACGCAATAAGTCCCGTCACCTGA
- a CDS encoding DUF1848 family protein: MKDIISASRRTDIPAFYLNWFIQRIREGFVEVQNPFYPQAVKRVLLDTEHVEWFVFWSRNYSHFLKKRAVFEGYQLFFHFTILSPSVLEKSSMLIKRQLRQLEELVKFYGAQRIVWRYDPLVFWQEGNTVQSNFNGREFEFLAREISQLGLKSCTTSVATPYAKFQRRLRQKFPNVRLLDPSAAFVKSTVSSMVEIAEKHQIKIEACCSDFLLKIVGVQKAACINGHYLNRLTGKKKVSEARAPSRAQCACTRSIDIGDYRRQPCYFGCIYCYANPLWK, encoded by the coding sequence ATGAAGGACATCATATCCGCTTCGCGGCGTACAGATATTCCGGCTTTTTATTTGAACTGGTTCATTCAGCGAATCAGAGAAGGCTTTGTGGAGGTGCAAAATCCCTTTTATCCGCAAGCGGTTAAACGCGTTTTGCTGGATACAGAGCATGTGGAGTGGTTTGTCTTCTGGTCGCGCAATTACAGTCATTTTCTTAAAAAACGCGCCGTTTTTGAGGGCTACCAGTTATTTTTTCACTTTACCATCCTCTCGCCCTCCGTGCTGGAAAAGAGCTCCATGCTCATTAAGCGCCAGCTGCGGCAACTGGAAGAGCTGGTAAAATTTTACGGAGCTCAGCGCATTGTCTGGCGTTATGATCCTCTGGTGTTCTGGCAGGAAGGCAATACAGTTCAATCAAACTTTAACGGGCGAGAGTTTGAATTTTTGGCCCGGGAAATCAGTCAGTTGGGTTTAAAAAGCTGCACTACAAGCGTGGCCACGCCTTACGCTAAATTTCAACGCCGCCTCAGGCAAAAATTTCCCAACGTCCGCTTACTCGATCCTTCCGCGGCGTTTGTTAAATCAACGGTATCCAGCATGGTCGAAATTGCCGAAAAGCATCAAATTAAAATCGAAGCCTGCTGCAGTGATTTTTTACTAAAAATTGTCGGCGTCCAAAAAGCGGCCTGCATCAACGGTCATTATTTGAACCGCCTGACCGGCAAGAAGAAGGTTTCCGAGGCGCGGGCCCCATCGCGCGCTCAGTGCGCCTGTACGCGTTCCATCGACATCGGCGATTACCGCAGACAGCCCTGCTATTTTGGCTGTATTTACTGCTACGCCAATCCACTGTGGAAATAA
- the hisC gene encoding histidinol-phosphate transaminase yields the protein MPLVPQHIKDLRPYKPGKSIEELKRELGLSKIVKLASNENPIGVSPLALQAMHKALTTVNRYPSPDAYELRRALAAKYDVKIENVFTGNGSEGIIAAIMRTFLLDDEEAITSHGSFVTFDVQAQSRGIKVIRTPLKDYRLDLQAMAERITPKTKIIYLANPNNPTGTIFTVSEFQNFIKKVPERVLVILDEAYFEFAHDAPTYPDSMQYRLDNVITLRTFSKAYGLAGVRIGYGFAHEELIANLMKIKLTFEPNTLAQMAAVAAMEDADFLEQTLHNNRIGKQFLYDLFKKVGVQYLESYTNFVTIVFESEKRVNTLFEKLLKEGVIVRPLKSFGLPNCIRVSIGLPEENEFFAQKLKKVL from the coding sequence ATGCCTTTGGTACCACAACACATCAAAGATTTAAGGCCCTATAAACCGGGCAAGTCGATTGAAGAGTTAAAGCGAGAATTGGGCCTTAGTAAAATTGTCAAATTAGCTTCCAACGAAAACCCGATCGGCGTTTCGCCGCTGGCCTTACAGGCCATGCACAAAGCCTTAACCACCGTCAACCGTTACCCCAGTCCCGATGCTTACGAATTACGCCGGGCGCTGGCCGCAAAGTACGATGTAAAAATCGAAAATGTGTTTACCGGAAACGGATCGGAAGGAATTATTGCCGCCATTATGCGCACTTTTTTGCTGGATGATGAAGAGGCGATTACTTCCCACGGCTCCTTTGTTACCTTTGACGTTCAGGCGCAGTCGCGCGGCATCAAAGTAATCCGTACGCCGTTAAAAGATTACCGGCTCGATCTGCAAGCCATGGCCGAACGGATTACGCCCAAAACCAAAATCATCTACCTGGCCAATCCAAACAACCCGACCGGCACCATTTTTACGGTCAGCGAGTTCCAGAACTTTATCAAAAAAGTGCCGGAACGCGTACTGGTTATTCTGGATGAAGCCTATTTTGAATTCGCGCATGACGCTCCGACCTATCCGGATTCCATGCAATACCGACTGGACAATGTGATTACTCTGCGCACCTTTTCCAAGGCCTATGGCCTGGCCGGTGTGCGGATTGGCTATGGCTTTGCGCACGAGGAGTTGATCGCTAATTTGATGAAGATTAAGCTGACTTTTGAGCCCAACACGCTGGCTCAAATGGCTGCCGTGGCTGCCATGGAAGACGCCGATTTTCTGGAGCAGACCCTGCACAATAATCGCATCGGTAAACAGTTTTTGTACGATCTGTTCAAAAAAGTAGGGGTGCAGTACCTGGAATCGTACACGAACTTTGTGACCATTGTCTTTGAATCGGAGAAACGCGTTAATACACTGTTTGAAAAGCTCCTTAAAGAGGGCGTAATTGTTCGCCCCTTAAAGTCTTTTGGTCTGCCCAACTGCATTCGCGTTTCCATCGGTCTGCCGGAAGAGAATGAATTTTTTGCCCAGAAGCTGAAAAAAGTACTGTGA
- the pstS gene encoding phosphate ABC transporter substrate-binding protein PstS, with protein MRLRFIAILLVAFSIVFTLNACKKEDGKAGKASVKVINGAGATFPYPVYSQWAYKYEKLTRIKVNYQSIGSGGGIAQIKAKTVDFGASDAPLTKEELDEAGLIQFPMVIGGVVPIVNLPGVEEGSIKLSAKALADIYLGKIKKWNDPQLKQLNPDVDLPDKAITTVHRADGSGTTWIFTNYLSKVSDEWKEKVGFGKAVAWPRASSVAGKGNEGVASFVKNVEGAIGYVEYAYAFQNKMNYVQLQNKDGNFVKPVIESFQAAAANADWANAPGYYMVLTDQPGADSWPITGASFILMHKEQTDKDHARNVLEFFDWCYRHGADLAVKLHYVPVPEAVYTMVETTWKNEIRANGQPVWDK; from the coding sequence ATGAGACTTAGGTTTATTGCCATTTTGTTGGTGGCTTTTTCAATCGTATTTACGCTCAACGCCTGTAAAAAAGAAGATGGAAAAGCGGGTAAAGCAAGCGTAAAGGTAATTAACGGCGCAGGCGCTACCTTCCCTTATCCCGTCTATTCGCAGTGGGCTTACAAATATGAAAAGTTAACCAGAATTAAAGTAAACTACCAGTCGATCGGTTCCGGCGGCGGTATTGCCCAGATTAAAGCTAAAACCGTTGACTTTGGGGCATCGGACGCGCCTTTAACAAAAGAAGAACTGGACGAGGCCGGCTTAATTCAGTTTCCGATGGTCATTGGCGGCGTGGTGCCGATCGTTAATCTGCCTGGCGTGGAAGAAGGAAGCATTAAACTTTCTGCTAAAGCGCTGGCCGATATTTATCTGGGAAAAATAAAAAAGTGGAATGATCCGCAATTAAAACAATTGAATCCGGACGTTGATCTGCCAGATAAAGCGATCACCACCGTACATCGTGCTGATGGTTCTGGCACTACATGGATTTTTACCAATTATCTTAGTAAAGTTTCTGATGAGTGGAAAGAGAAAGTAGGATTCGGAAAGGCTGTTGCCTGGCCGCGTGCAAGCAGTGTAGCCGGCAAGGGAAATGAAGGCGTGGCTTCATTTGTGAAAAATGTAGAAGGGGCCATTGGCTATGTTGAGTATGCTTATGCCTTTCAAAATAAAATGAATTATGTCCAGTTGCAGAACAAAGACGGAAATTTTGTAAAGCCTGTGATCGAAAGTTTCCAGGCCGCAGCGGCCAATGCCGACTGGGCCAACGCCCCTGGTTATTACATGGTTTTAACCGATCAACCTGGAGCCGATTCCTGGCCCATTACCGGCGCATCTTTCATCTTAATGCATAAAGAGCAGACAGATAAAGACCACGCCAGAAATGTGCTGGAGTTTTTTGACTGGTGTTACAGGCATGGCGCAGACTTAGCGGTTAAGTTACATTATGTCCCGGTTCCTGAAGCCGTTTATACCATGGTTGAGACAACCTGGAAGAACGAAATCCGGGCCAATGGACAACCCGTCTGGGATAAATAA
- the pstC gene encoding phosphate ABC transporter permease subunit PstC, with product MKLLLERSTQSRSDGVFRLLTILGGALILLIMALLFIELVSNSWLSIEKFGLRFFYTNIWDPVQQEFGALSSLYGTLISTLIAMIIAVPLSLVIALFLVEMAPPPISKFFGMAIELLAAIPSIIYGMWGLFVFAPLMARYIQPFLQKVSGNFFLFEGPPMGIGMLTAGIILAIMILPFISSVMREVFLMVPSVVKESAVGMGATTWEMVKVMIRYGVQGMIGATFIGLGRAIGETMAVTFVIGNSHVISTSLFAPSNSITATLANEFAEASEPLYLSALIELGLLLFLVTFLIQMISQLWLKRIQKTMGVQ from the coding sequence ATGAAGCTTTTACTCGAACGCAGCACACAGAGTCGGAGCGATGGTGTTTTCAGGTTGTTGACCATTTTAGGAGGGGCTTTGATCTTATTGATCATGGCTTTGCTGTTCATTGAACTGGTCAGCAATTCCTGGCTTTCCATCGAAAAATTCGGCTTACGTTTTTTTTACACCAATATCTGGGATCCGGTTCAGCAGGAGTTTGGCGCGCTTTCCAGCCTTTACGGAACGCTCATATCTACGTTAATCGCCATGATTATTGCCGTGCCGTTAAGTCTGGTCATCGCTTTATTTCTGGTAGAGATGGCGCCGCCCCCCATAAGTAAGTTTTTTGGAATGGCCATTGAGTTGCTGGCTGCCATACCCAGTATTATTTATGGCATGTGGGGGTTATTTGTCTTTGCGCCCCTTATGGCCCGCTATATTCAGCCGTTTTTGCAAAAAGTAAGCGGCAATTTCTTTTTGTTTGAAGGGCCGCCAATGGGGATTGGCATGCTGACCGCCGGAATCATTCTGGCCATTATGATCTTACCTTTTATCAGTTCGGTGATGCGCGAAGTTTTTTTGATGGTTCCATCGGTGGTTAAAGAATCGGCCGTGGGCATGGGCGCCACCACCTGGGAGATGGTCAAGGTGATGATTCGCTATGGCGTACAGGGGATGATCGGGGCTACCTTTATCGGATTGGGCCGGGCGATTGGCGAAACCATGGCCGTAACGTTTGTAATTGGAAACAGCCATGTTATTTCCACGTCTCTTTTTGCTCCTTCCAACAGTATTACCGCCACCCTGGCCAATGAGTTTGCCGAAGCGTCCGAACCGCTCTACCTGAGCGCACTGATAGAGCTGGGGCTGTTGCTCTTTCTGGTAACCTTTTTAATTCAAATGATCTCTCAATTGTGGCTAAAACGGATTCAGAAAACAATGGGTGTCCAATGA
- the pstA gene encoding phosphate ABC transporter permease PstA, with amino-acid sequence MKERSEKTRVYLDFVIRMISASGALLGLVFLIWILAVVLLRGIASIDWAFFTELPAPPGMGGGGLANAILGTLIITVLATLLSVPFGLLAGIYLSEFGGQSKFAQSIRFFTNILMGTPSIIIGIFVYTLLVRPIGHFSGYAGAVALAILMLPLVARTTEDMLQLVPSALRESALALGMPRWKVTLNVVFRASKKGLITGIMLAVARISGETAPLLFTALNSPYWPENFARPTANLTVTIFNYAMSPYADWQQLAWGASFLITFTVLITTIGVRYLVRDKHVK; translated from the coding sequence ATGAAAGAACGATCAGAAAAGACCAGAGTTTACCTGGATTTTGTCATTCGAATGATTTCCGCCAGCGGCGCGTTGCTGGGGCTTGTTTTCCTGATCTGGATTTTGGCGGTTGTGCTGCTAAGAGGCATTGCGTCCATCGACTGGGCTTTTTTTACAGAACTCCCCGCTCCGCCGGGCATGGGCGGCGGAGGTCTGGCCAATGCCATCCTTGGCACGTTGATCATTACCGTACTGGCAACCCTGCTTAGCGTACCCTTTGGACTTTTGGCGGGAATTTATTTGAGCGAATTCGGTGGTCAGTCTAAGTTCGCTCAGTCAATCCGTTTTTTTACCAATATTTTAATGGGCACGCCTTCCATCATCATCGGTATTTTCGTGTACACGCTTTTAGTTCGTCCTATCGGTCATTTTTCTGGCTATGCCGGGGCGGTGGCTCTGGCCATTTTGATGTTGCCGTTGGTAGCCCGAACCACAGAAGATATGCTGCAATTGGTTCCCAGTGCCTTGCGAGAATCTGCTCTTGCCCTGGGCATGCCCCGCTGGAAGGTTACGCTGAATGTCGTGTTCAGAGCTTCAAAAAAAGGTTTGATTACAGGCATCATGCTTGCGGTTGCGCGTATCAGCGGCGAGACGGCTCCTTTACTTTTTACGGCGCTTAACAGTCCATACTGGCCCGAAAACTTTGCACGCCCAACGGCAAATCTTACGGTAACCATTTTTAACTATGCCATGTCGCCTTATGCCGACTGGCAACAGTTAGCCTGGGGCGCTTCTTTTTTGATTACCTTTACAGTACTAATTACAACAATCGGTGTACGTTATTTAGTGAGAGATAAACATGTCAAATGA
- the pstB gene encoding phosphate ABC transporter ATP-binding protein PstB has protein sequence MEKADKIMTKGEGRISVRNLNFFYGDQQALFNNNLEILPKKVTAIIGPSGCGKSTHLRVYNRIYELYRDQRAEGEVFLDDENILSENTNLIKLRKRVGMIFQKPTPFPMSVFENVAYGLRLHYKLSKSELTGRVEEALKRAALWDEVKDKLNQPGTALSGGQQQRLCIARAIAIEPEILLMDEPTSAIDPIATAKIEELVESLKNRYTIVIVTHNMQQAARISDYTAFFYKGYIVEYGETRQIFTNPKKKETENYITGRFG, from the coding sequence ATGGAAAAAGCGGATAAAATTATGACCAAAGGCGAGGGAAGAATCTCCGTACGTAATTTAAATTTCTTTTACGGAGATCAACAGGCCTTGTTTAACAACAATCTGGAGATTTTGCCTAAAAAGGTCACGGCGATTATCGGCCCTTCCGGTTGCGGCAAGTCCACCCACCTGCGCGTTTACAATCGTATCTACGAATTGTATCGCGATCAGCGGGCAGAAGGCGAAGTGTTCCTGGACGACGAAAATATTCTGTCTGAAAACACCAATCTGATCAAACTGCGCAAACGCGTGGGCATGATCTTTCAGAAACCAACCCCCTTTCCCATGTCCGTCTTCGAAAATGTGGCTTACGGTTTGCGCTTGCACTACAAATTGAGTAAAAGCGAACTGACCGGCCGCGTGGAAGAAGCCCTCAAACGCGCGGCTTTATGGGATGAAGTGAAGGACAAACTCAATCAACCCGGAACGGCTTTGTCCGGAGGCCAGCAGCAACGTTTATGTATTGCCAGAGCCATTGCCATTGAACCGGAAATTTTGTTGATGGACGAACCAACCTCGGCCATCGATCCTATCGCCACGGCTAAAATAGAAGAACTGGTCGAGTCTCTTAAGAATCGCTACACCATCGTCATTGTAACACACAATATGCAACAGGCCGCCAGAATTTCTGACTACACGGCGTTTTTCTATAAAGGATACATCGTTGAATATGGCGAAACCAGGCAAATTTTCACCAATCCCAAAAAGAAAGAAACGGAAAATTACATTACAGGCCGATTCGGTTAA
- the phoU gene encoding phosphate signaling complex protein PhoU gives MSIHLQKDIEKLKKKVLTLSMMVEETLYDAVTALKTQNKELAQRVIENDEKIDNMEVEVENDCLKILALHQPVAIDLRYVISVLKINNDLERVGDLASNIAQRAMELMYLGQNDLHFDLDTMFEKVKIMLKNSLKALINLDIDEAKSVLQMDDEVDAMHRSLYQLVAQKLAENPQKAAIYLQYISISRYLERIADLATNIAEDVIYMVEGTIARHSPEKFQ, from the coding sequence ATGAGCATACATTTGCAAAAAGACATCGAAAAGCTGAAGAAAAAGGTGCTGACTTTAAGCATGATGGTGGAAGAGACGCTTTACGATGCCGTAACCGCATTAAAAACACAAAACAAAGAATTAGCTCAGCGAGTCATTGAGAATGATGAAAAAATTGATAATATGGAAGTGGAAGTGGAAAATGACTGCCTGAAGATTTTGGCTTTGCACCAGCCCGTGGCCATTGATTTACGCTACGTGATTTCCGTGTTAAAAATCAACAATGACCTGGAAAGAGTGGGCGATCTGGCTTCCAACATTGCCCAGCGGGCGATGGAGCTGATGTACCTGGGACAGAACGATTTACACTTCGATCTGGATACCATGTTCGAAAAAGTGAAAATTATGCTCAAAAATAGTCTTAAAGCCCTGATCAACCTTGATATTGATGAAGCCAAATCGGTTTTACAGATGGATGATGAGGTGGATGCCATGCATCGCAGCCTCTATCAATTGGTGGCCCAAAAGCTTGCCGAAAATCCGCAAAAGGCAGCCATCTACCTGCAGTACATCTCTATTTCCCGTTATCTGGAACGGATTGCAGACCTGGCAACCAATATTGCCGAAGATGTAATTTACATGGTGGAAGGAACCATTGCCCGCCACAGCCCGGAAAAATTTCAGTGA
- a CDS encoding GNAT family N-acetyltransferase, whose product MDKNKVTIVTASQEHFKYAEKICETIEDAAKIRGTGIAKRKPEYIRSKMREGKAVIALTSDGRLAGFCYIESWGKEKNYVANSGLIVVPEFRELGLGKMIKKAAFELSRKKYPHAKLFGITTSPAVMKINYQLGYRPVTFAQLTDDEEFWKGCESCVNFDILQRTNRKHCLCTAMLFDPEEKKKNKTKESEVINEQKSSVGL is encoded by the coding sequence ATGGACAAAAACAAAGTAACTATTGTAACTGCAAGCCAGGAACACTTTAAATATGCAGAGAAAATCTGTGAAACAATCGAAGACGCCGCTAAAATCAGAGGCACCGGTATTGCTAAACGCAAACCGGAATATATCCGCTCCAAAATGCGCGAAGGAAAGGCGGTTATTGCCTTAACGTCGGATGGCCGATTGGCCGGCTTTTGCTACATCGAAAGCTGGGGCAAAGAGAAGAATTACGTGGCCAATTCCGGTTTAATCGTCGTGCCGGAGTTCAGAGAGCTGGGACTGGGCAAAATGATTAAAAAGGCCGCCTTTGAACTTTCTCGCAAAAAATATCCCCATGCCAAACTGTTTGGTATTACCACCAGTCCGGCGGTGATGAAAATAAACTATCAACTTGGTTACCGGCCGGTAACCTTTGCCCAGCTCACGGACGACGAAGAGTTCTGGAAAGGTTGTGAGAGCTGCGTAAATTTTGACATCTTACAACGAACCAACAGAAAGCATTGTCTGTGCACGGCCATGCTGTTTGATCCAGAAGAAAAGAAGAAAAACAAAACGAAAGAAAGTGAAGTCATCAATGAACAAAAAAGTAGTGTTGGCCTTTAG
- a CDS encoding argininosuccinate synthase, whose amino-acid sequence MNKKVVLAFSGGLDTTYCAKYLASEKGLDVFTIAVNTGGFSKDEVEALEAKARQLGVVEHRTVNIEQEFYDRCVKYLIFGNVLRNGVYPLSVSAERVFQAMAVADYVKEINADYVAHGSTGAGNDQIRFDMIFQILLPQVEILTPVRDQKLSREEEIAYLKKFGLDVPWQKAKYSINQGLWGTSVGGEETLTSHRPLPEEAYPTQVTEQTPLVLTLQFENGELSGFNDRKFDNPLKAIKALNALIAPYGIGRDIHVGDTIIGIKGRVGFEAPAPLLILKAHQLLEKHVLTKWQMYWKDQLANWYGMLLHEGQYLEPVMRNIETFLEDTQHHVSGTVFVKVHPYRFELQGIKSPFDLMASDAAAYGEMNHLWDGNDARGFAKILAVQSRIFHQVQQKAGGNEE is encoded by the coding sequence ATGAACAAAAAAGTAGTGTTGGCCTTTAGCGGCGGTCTGGATACCACCTACTGCGCCAAATATCTGGCGAGTGAAAAGGGGCTGGACGTTTTTACCATCGCCGTTAACACCGGCGGTTTTTCGAAAGACGAGGTGGAGGCCCTGGAAGCCAAAGCCCGCCAGCTTGGCGTCGTCGAGCACCGCACGGTAAACATTGAACAGGAATTTTACGACCGGTGTGTCAAATACCTGATTTTTGGCAACGTGTTACGCAATGGCGTTTACCCGCTTTCGGTCAGCGCAGAACGCGTGTTTCAGGCCATGGCTGTTGCCGACTATGTGAAAGAGATCAACGCCGATTACGTGGCGCACGGCAGCACCGGCGCCGGTAACGATCAAATCCGCTTTGATATGATCTTTCAGATTCTTTTGCCGCAGGTTGAAATTTTAACGCCCGTGCGCGATCAAAAACTTTCGCGCGAAGAAGAGATCGCCTACCTGAAAAAGTTTGGGCTGGATGTGCCTTGGCAAAAGGCAAAATATTCCATCAATCAGGGGCTGTGGGGCACATCGGTGGGCGGAGAGGAAACATTAACATCGCACCGTCCTTTGCCTGAAGAGGCGTACCCCACACAGGTTACCGAACAAACGCCGCTGGTTTTAACGCTGCAATTTGAAAACGGAGAGCTGAGCGGATTTAATGATCGCAAGTTTGACAATCCGCTCAAGGCCATTAAAGCCTTAAACGCCCTAATTGCCCCTTACGGTATTGGACGGGACATTCACGTGGGCGATACCATCATCGGCATTAAAGGAAGAGTGGGCTTCGAAGCGCCGGCGCCGCTGCTGATTCTAAAAGCGCATCAGTTGCTGGAAAAGCATGTTCTTACGAAATGGCAGATGTACTGGAAAGACCAACTGGCCAACTGGTACGGCATGCTGTTGCACGAAGGGCAATATTTGGAGCCGGTAATGCGCAATATCGAAACGTTTTTAGAGGACACGCAACATCATGTCAGCGGAACGGTTTTTGTAAAAGTTCATCCTTACCGTTTTGAATTACAGGGAATTAAAAGTCCCTTTGATTTAATGGCTTCCGACGCAGCGGCTTACGGCGAAATGAACCATTTATGGGATGGTAACGACGCCCGCGGTTTTGCAAAGATTCTGGCCGTCCAGAGTAGAATTTTCCATCAGGTGCAACAAAAAGCCGGAGGTAATGAGGAATGA